The following proteins are co-located in the Dietzia timorensis genome:
- a CDS encoding trans-sulfuration enzyme family protein — MRENAPDKHDATTVSDATWAVHGGNRIDSDSGAVRTPIVMANSYLLPEDPSGMDWSTADRLVYTRNGALNQSALQDKLAALEGGEAAAVFATGVAALHGTFFTLLRPGDHVVVSDVTYEAVWRLFDELLPERMGVEATFVDASDPSAVAVAMRENTKLVHVEVIANPTTRVADIAALAQIAHDGGALLSVDSTFTPPPLYCPLADGADLVIHSLTKYINGHGDAMGGAVIGGSELVARVRGDAIVDVGGIISPFNAWLIMRGSVTLPLRLRQHVESAAKVAQWLSEQDAIAYVAYPGLESHPQHELARRQFGDFGFGGVLAFALDGDSDLQNRFVAALRIATSAVSIGHDETLIVHVGPSGRGGAEHYPEEFQTFGHLRLSVGLEDPDDLIADFEQALDACANSASVSPRPYA, encoded by the coding sequence ATGAGGGAGAACGCGCCGGATAAGCACGACGCCACGACCGTGAGCGATGCGACCTGGGCGGTGCATGGCGGCAACCGAATCGACTCCGATTCTGGGGCGGTGCGCACGCCGATCGTCATGGCGAATTCCTATCTGCTTCCCGAGGATCCGTCCGGCATGGACTGGTCCACGGCCGATCGGCTCGTGTACACGCGCAATGGCGCGCTCAATCAGTCCGCGCTGCAGGACAAGCTTGCCGCGCTCGAGGGCGGTGAGGCGGCGGCGGTGTTCGCGACCGGCGTCGCGGCACTGCACGGCACGTTCTTCACGCTGCTGCGCCCTGGCGATCACGTCGTCGTCTCCGACGTGACCTACGAGGCGGTGTGGCGCCTGTTCGACGAGCTGCTGCCCGAGCGGATGGGAGTCGAGGCGACGTTCGTCGATGCCTCCGATCCGAGCGCAGTGGCCGTGGCGATGCGCGAAAACACCAAGCTGGTGCACGTCGAGGTCATCGCGAATCCGACCACGAGGGTCGCCGATATCGCGGCCCTGGCCCAGATCGCCCATGACGGCGGAGCCCTGCTTTCGGTCGACTCCACCTTTACGCCGCCGCCCTTGTACTGTCCGCTCGCGGACGGCGCGGATCTGGTGATCCATTCGTTGACCAAGTACATCAACGGTCACGGTGATGCCATGGGCGGCGCGGTAATCGGCGGGTCCGAACTCGTGGCACGGGTGCGCGGGGATGCGATTGTCGACGTCGGCGGCATCATTTCGCCGTTCAACGCGTGGCTGATCATGCGCGGCTCGGTGACTCTGCCGCTGCGGCTGCGCCAACACGTCGAGTCGGCGGCGAAGGTCGCGCAGTGGCTGTCCGAGCAGGACGCTATCGCCTATGTGGCCTACCCCGGTCTCGAGTCGCATCCGCAGCACGAGCTCGCGCGTCGGCAGTTCGGCGATTTCGGATTCGGCGGGGTTCTCGCGTTTGCGCTCGACGGCGACAGCGATCTGCAGAACCGCTTCGTCGCCGCGCTTCGTATTGCCACCTCGGCGGTGTCGATCGGGCACGACGAGACACTCATCGTGCACGTCGGGCCGTCCGGCCGTGGCGGAGCCGAGCATTACCCGGAGGAATTCCAGACCTTCGGGCACCTCCGGTTGTCGGTCGGTCTTGAGGATCCCGATGATCTCATCGCCGACTTCGAGCAGGCGCTGGACGCGTGTGCGAATAGTGCGAGCGTTTCGCCGAGGCCATACGCATGA
- a CDS encoding M23 family metallopeptidase: MEMKHNPNEVTVADLAKRIGYVSDSTMAHRHSQRDNAGRRRTSVSVLAGAAIAGGAAFAASPIAAAQSAELPTSDQVQQAAGQMANDFLGDELVPVVEEYGDVAGAAGVDLGSFGDAIPGGAAHAPTVGAVTSSFGPRWGTFTNGTDFGAPIGTPLYAAKSGVVEEAGPASGYGLWIRIRTDEGELLEYGHNNENFVQKGQRVQAGDVIGTVGNRGDSTGPHLHFGVQDAGGNWTDPVPWLARNGVIV, translated from the coding sequence ATGGAAATGAAGCACAATCCAAACGAAGTGACAGTCGCGGACCTCGCCAAACGGATCGGGTATGTCAGCGATTCCACAATGGCTCATCGCCATTCCCAGAGGGATAACGCGGGTAGGCGTCGCACCTCCGTTAGCGTCCTCGCCGGGGCGGCAATCGCCGGAGGGGCGGCGTTTGCTGCGAGTCCGATTGCGGCTGCGCAGTCGGCCGAACTTCCAACGTCAGACCAGGTTCAGCAAGCTGCAGGTCAGATGGCCAACGATTTCCTCGGCGACGAGCTGGTGCCGGTAGTCGAGGAGTATGGCGACGTTGCTGGCGCAGCTGGAGTGGATCTGGGCTCATTTGGAGACGCTATTCCCGGGGGTGCGGCGCATGCTCCGACAGTGGGCGCGGTGACTTCAAGCTTCGGACCGCGGTGGGGTACGTTCACCAACGGAACAGACTTCGGTGCTCCAATTGGCACACCTCTTTACGCGGCGAAATCGGGAGTTGTTGAAGAGGCCGGTCCCGCATCCGGGTATGGGTTGTGGATCCGTATTCGCACCGACGAGGGTGAGTTGCTTGAATACGGCCACAACAATGAGAATTTTGTGCAGAAGGGCCAGCGAGTGCAAGCGGGCGACGTAATTGGCACTGTGGGCAATCGCGGTGACTCGACTGGTCCCCACTTGCACTTCGGCGTGCAGGACGCTGGTGGTAACTGGACAGACCCGGTACCGTGGCTCGCGCGGAATGGTGTAATCGTCTAG
- a CDS encoding ArsR/SmtB family transcription factor encodes MSNNEVFEPSPPAVSGDLLAALFHALAESTRLAVLEHLSNGELRVRDLVEHINLAQSTVSKHLSCLRNCGLVTVRAEGRASWFSIADEERLGTLLASADCLLVNSRVSLSLREHQLHSNQQDATGVEP; translated from the coding sequence GTGTCGAACAATGAGGTTTTTGAACCCTCTCCGCCGGCTGTCTCTGGAGATTTGCTTGCTGCGCTATTTCATGCCTTGGCGGAGTCAACGAGGTTGGCGGTTCTCGAGCACTTGTCTAATGGCGAGCTTCGAGTTCGTGATCTCGTAGAGCATATAAATCTTGCGCAGTCCACTGTGAGTAAGCACCTCTCGTGTTTGCGCAATTGTGGGCTTGTAACAGTCCGGGCAGAGGGTAGGGCCTCCTGGTTTTCCATTGCAGATGAAGAGCGGTTGGGCACTCTCTTGGCTTCTGCGGATTGCTTGCTCGTTAATTCAAGAGTGAGCTTGTCACTGCGGGAGCATCAATTGCACAGCAATCAGCAAGATGCGACGGGAGTCGAGCCGTAA
- a CDS encoding cation transporter, whose amino-acid sequence MSAESSRGHSHSSLSGSGSRRRLAIAFAIAAIIVLAQAVGAVLTGNLALLTDTAHALVDASGLLVAFIAATAMLRPATGKRTWDFARIEVVAALGQATLLLAMGIYTAVEGIARLYLRTGCSCRP is encoded by the coding sequence ATGAGTGCGGAATCTTCCCGTGGACATAGTCACTCGTCCCTTTCGGGCTCAGGATCTCGTCGCCGATTGGCTATTGCTTTTGCGATAGCGGCGATCATTGTGCTTGCGCAGGCTGTCGGCGCGGTATTAACGGGGAATCTCGCGCTGTTGACAGACACGGCGCACGCTCTGGTGGACGCATCGGGACTACTCGTTGCCTTCATAGCTGCAACGGCGATGCTTCGGCCTGCAACTGGTAAACGGACCTGGGATTTTGCCCGAATTGAGGTCGTGGCAGCTCTGGGACAAGCAACGCTGCTATTGGCCATGGGCATTTACACCGCTGTCGAGGGAATTGCTCGACTGTATCTACGCACGGGGTGTTCGTGTCGGCCGTAA
- a CDS encoding class I SAM-dependent methyltransferase, with the protein MSPDETLAPIREDEHSRRFARAYDSANARSERKLENVRSSLLRHASGTVIEIGPGTGTNLSFYTGVEHVTLVEPYQAMRKILSGRVYTAQHPGLFSIVDGRAEAIPAASHTIDTVVSTLVLCSVPELDRTLTEIRRVLKPEGNLVFLEHHVGVGLRSRAQHILTPLMRKYAANCHLDRNTPQAISDAGFCVQRMITIPTDLSLRVLPNWPLTAGIATPS; encoded by the coding sequence ATGTCACCAGACGAGACTCTTGCACCTATCCGCGAGGATGAACATTCGCGACGCTTTGCTCGCGCCTACGATTCGGCGAATGCGCGCTCTGAGCGCAAACTCGAAAACGTGCGCTCGTCACTTCTTCGGCACGCGTCGGGCACCGTCATCGAAATCGGGCCAGGCACCGGAACGAATCTAAGCTTTTATACCGGAGTCGAGCATGTCACTCTCGTTGAGCCTTATCAAGCCATGCGAAAAATACTGTCCGGTCGCGTATACACCGCCCAGCACCCGGGACTATTCTCGATTGTCGACGGGCGAGCCGAAGCTATCCCAGCAGCATCACACACGATCGACACAGTCGTTTCAACCCTAGTGCTGTGTTCTGTCCCTGAACTCGACCGAACACTCACTGAAATCCGGAGAGTTCTCAAGCCAGAAGGGAACCTTGTGTTCCTTGAACACCATGTCGGCGTCGGCCTTAGAAGTAGAGCCCAGCACATACTCACCCCATTGATGAGAAAGTACGCCGCCAACTGTCACCTGGACAGAAACACACCTCAGGCAATATCGGACGCGGGCTTTTGCGTACAGCGAATGATCACGATCCCGACAGATCTGTCACTTCGTGTGCTACCAAACTGGCCATTGACAGCTGGCATCGCGACCCCATCCTGA
- a CDS encoding response regulator, whose translation MDSTTCELGVLIVDDDFRVARLHAAIVSAMQGFTVVGQAGTIAEARAELAAAPRGTIDLALLDVYLPDGSGIDLVAEFPCDSFVVGAETDSEAVRLATRYGALTYLIKPFDDTELARRLAGYQRYRALLSEGNICQRRVDDALAAIRFGTARRDRPQQTSPTEERILALFTEAGTSLFADDVSEAIGIAPPTARRHLAQLVSAGRLKMTLQYGGTGRPRQEYHLDTGQ comes from the coding sequence ATGGATTCGACCACGTGCGAGCTGGGCGTACTCATCGTCGACGACGATTTTCGGGTCGCCAGGCTGCACGCCGCTATCGTCTCCGCGATGCAGGGATTCACTGTCGTCGGGCAGGCGGGAACGATCGCGGAGGCACGCGCCGAGCTCGCTGCGGCTCCTCGCGGCACCATCGATCTCGCGCTGCTCGACGTCTATCTCCCCGACGGTTCCGGGATCGATCTCGTCGCCGAGTTCCCTTGCGACAGCTTCGTCGTCGGCGCCGAAACCGATAGCGAGGCGGTCCGCTTGGCGACCCGTTACGGTGCACTGACCTACCTCATAAAACCGTTCGACGACACCGAACTCGCGCGCCGGCTCGCCGGCTACCAGCGCTACCGCGCGCTACTATCCGAGGGCAATATCTGCCAAAGGCGAGTAGACGACGCACTCGCGGCCATTCGATTCGGGACTGCCCGCCGCGACCGCCCCCAGCAGACTTCGCCGACGGAGGAACGAATTCTCGCGCTCTTCACCGAGGCCGGCACCAGTCTCTTCGCCGACGACGTTTCGGAGGCGATCGGCATCGCTCCCCCGACCGCTCGGCGCCACCTCGCGCAGCTTGTCTCCGCAGGGCGACTCAAGATGACGCTGCAGTATGGCGGGACCGGCCGCCCGCGCCAGGAGTATCACCTCGATACCGGCCAGTGA
- a CDS encoding sensor histidine kinase gives MTQHEMKTRPARRAGRVSLVAQILVLQVLVLVASLAVIATWQISRTDDKLREEYAERALAVSRAVASDPEVREKLSATSSLDVPPEELVGGDMQRMAVDIARRTGVLFVVIANREGIRLAHPDLDKIGFHVSTDPSGVLDGEEILDTDRGTLGESVRGKAPVRDVDGRIVGFVSTGISTQEIADEARGDIAVTIGIAALALFVGITASWLLARRWRRLTLGLQPDELVDLVTDQRAVLGSLADGVVAIGRDERLRVINDRARELLDISAPVGTPKDELSLSPRLLGLLNDPNPRPIAAGVGEQIVLASSHRVTVDGRDLGVVLSVIDRTDIEQLSRELDSIKSMSEALRAQRHETANRFHVLSGLLRHGHSDEALEFLTEIIGRRGASEPSGLDNVAEPHLHAFLDAKTSLARERGVELSIGGQTWVAGALVDPVAATTVLGNLVDNAIDAAAGDLGRVEAGDEIRAKVEAELVTDDGTLWITVADSGPGIGFDDPSQVFTEGATSKPDDVPGGHGMGLALARQICRRAGGDIQVVDPGGDPDGLGGAVFVAELRDVISEG, from the coding sequence ATGACCCAACACGAGATGAAGACGCGACCGGCCCGGCGGGCTGGTCGCGTCTCGCTTGTCGCGCAGATCCTCGTGCTGCAGGTCCTCGTGCTTGTCGCCAGCCTCGCCGTCATCGCCACATGGCAGATCAGCCGCACCGACGACAAGTTGCGCGAAGAGTACGCAGAACGAGCGCTGGCGGTGTCGCGCGCCGTCGCCAGCGACCCGGAAGTCCGGGAAAAACTGTCGGCGACTTCAAGCCTCGATGTTCCACCCGAGGAACTCGTCGGCGGAGACATGCAACGGATGGCCGTCGACATCGCTCGCCGTACGGGCGTGCTGTTCGTCGTCATCGCCAATCGCGAGGGGATCCGCCTCGCGCACCCCGACCTGGACAAGATCGGGTTCCACGTCTCCACCGATCCAAGCGGCGTTCTCGATGGCGAGGAAATCCTCGACACCGACCGGGGAACCCTCGGCGAGTCTGTGCGAGGCAAGGCGCCGGTCCGCGATGTCGACGGACGGATCGTGGGATTCGTGAGCACGGGCATTTCCACGCAGGAAATCGCCGACGAGGCTCGCGGCGATATCGCCGTCACCATCGGCATCGCCGCCTTGGCGTTGTTCGTCGGTATCACGGCCTCGTGGCTGCTCGCGCGCCGTTGGCGGCGCCTCACTCTCGGGCTCCAACCCGACGAACTCGTCGACCTCGTCACCGATCAGCGAGCCGTCCTCGGTTCTCTCGCCGATGGCGTGGTGGCCATCGGGCGCGACGAGCGCCTTCGCGTGATCAACGATCGCGCCCGCGAGTTGCTCGACATTTCGGCGCCTGTCGGAACGCCGAAAGACGAACTCTCCCTCTCCCCTCGTCTTCTCGGGCTTCTCAATGATCCGAATCCGCGACCGATCGCCGCGGGCGTCGGAGAGCAGATCGTGCTCGCCTCCTCGCACAGGGTCACCGTCGACGGGCGGGATCTCGGCGTCGTCCTGTCCGTCATCGACCGCACGGATATCGAGCAGCTGAGCCGGGAGCTCGATTCGATCAAGTCGATGAGCGAGGCGCTGCGCGCCCAGCGCCACGAAACGGCGAACCGCTTTCACGTCCTGTCCGGACTCCTGCGGCATGGGCACAGCGACGAGGCTCTCGAATTTCTCACCGAGATCATCGGGCGGCGTGGCGCCTCGGAGCCCTCCGGTTTGGACAATGTCGCCGAGCCCCATCTGCACGCCTTCCTCGACGCGAAGACGTCGCTGGCGCGCGAGCGCGGCGTGGAGCTGAGCATCGGCGGACAGACGTGGGTTGCCGGCGCTCTCGTCGATCCCGTGGCGGCGACGACTGTCCTCGGTAACCTCGTCGACAATGCCATCGACGCGGCCGCCGGCGACCTCGGCCGGGTCGAGGCCGGCGATGAGATTCGCGCGAAGGTTGAAGCCGAACTTGTCACCGACGACGGCACGTTGTGGATCACGGTGGCGGACTCGGGACCCGGAATCGGATTCGACGATCCGTCGCAGGTATTCACCGAAGGCGCAACGTCCAAGCCGGATGACGTGCCGGGCGGACACGGGATGGGGCTGGCGCTGGCGCGGCAGATTTGTCGCCGCGCCGGCGGTGATATCCAGGTCGTCGACCCGGGCGGCGATCCGGACGGACTTGGTGGCGCGGTATTCGTCGCGGAACTTCGCGACGTGATTTCGGAAGGGTAG
- a CDS encoding CitMHS family transporter, which translates to MLVVLGLAMVAVFMYLIMSKRATPVVALLLVPVAFGLFAGAGLGVSDMIIDGIKDLAPTAAMLFFAIIFFGIMIDVGLFDPIVRGVIRLVREDPAKLVVGTAILTAVVSLDGDGSTTFIIVTSALLPLYLKLGVSPVVLTVVAGLANGTMNILPWGGPTARAAAALNIDVSEIFLPMIPSLVVGMLVVFGFAYHLGLMERRRIGKIEVRESVLVSAASPFEKRSTESVAAVGGSTSETTSYSSVAVATRPSDTTHANDGGRRTPTGGSGHGSDAGSDNGTGGSRGGSDSEGNAFGGVLDPDRDTLRPKLLWVNAALTIALLVVLGLDIVAIPVLFMIASGLALVINFPRVKDQQDAITRHSSSIVSVVAMVLAAAVLTGVFTGTGMVDALAHWLTGAIPDFMGPRLAMVTGILSIPMTFLMSNDAFYFGVLPILTETAGQYGITGAEMARASITGQPVHMQSPLVPAILLLVALSSVSLADHHKKVLWRAVIVSAAMLLVGGLVGVIPF; encoded by the coding sequence ATGCTGGTAGTTCTCGGCCTCGCAATGGTCGCCGTATTCATGTACCTCATCATGAGCAAGCGCGCGACGCCCGTCGTGGCGCTTCTCCTCGTCCCCGTGGCCTTCGGTCTCTTCGCCGGAGCCGGCCTCGGGGTCAGCGACATGATCATCGATGGCATCAAGGACCTCGCGCCCACCGCCGCGATGCTCTTCTTCGCGATCATCTTCTTCGGCATCATGATCGACGTCGGTCTCTTCGACCCGATCGTGCGAGGGGTGATCAGGCTCGTCCGCGAGGATCCCGCGAAGCTCGTCGTCGGCACCGCGATCCTGACCGCGGTTGTCTCCCTCGACGGTGATGGTTCGACGACCTTCATCATCGTCACGTCCGCGCTGTTGCCGCTGTACCTCAAGCTCGGCGTCTCCCCCGTCGTACTCACTGTGGTCGCCGGCCTCGCCAACGGCACGATGAACATCCTCCCGTGGGGCGGCCCGACCGCGCGAGCGGCCGCCGCCCTCAATATCGACGTCTCCGAGATCTTCCTCCCGATGATCCCCTCGCTCGTCGTCGGCATGCTCGTCGTCTTCGGCTTCGCCTACCACCTCGGCCTCATGGAGCGCCGCCGCATCGGCAAGATCGAGGTCCGCGAGTCCGTGCTCGTGTCTGCGGCATCGCCGTTCGAGAAGCGCAGCACCGAGTCGGTCGCCGCCGTCGGCGGGTCCACCAGCGAAACCACGTCGTACTCCTCCGTCGCCGTCGCCACGCGCCCCAGCGACACCACCCACGCCAATGACGGCGGACGGCGCACTCCCACCGGCGGGTCCGGGCACGGCTCGGACGCGGGAAGCGATAACGGGACGGGCGGCTCGCGTGGCGGTTCGGACTCCGAGGGCAACGCTTTCGGCGGGGTGCTCGATCCCGACCGCGACACGCTGCGCCCGAAGCTCCTGTGGGTCAACGCAGCGCTGACCATCGCGCTGCTCGTGGTCCTCGGGCTCGACATCGTCGCGATCCCCGTGCTGTTCATGATCGCCTCGGGTCTCGCGCTGGTGATCAACTTCCCGCGCGTCAAGGATCAGCAGGACGCCATTACCCGCCACTCCTCATCGATCGTGTCGGTCGTGGCTATGGTGCTCGCGGCAGCCGTGCTTACCGGCGTGTTCACCGGAACCGGCATGGTCGACGCGCTCGCCCACTGGCTCACCGGCGCGATCCCGGACTTCATGGGGCCGCGCTTGGCGATGGTCACCGGCATCCTGTCGATCCCGATGACCTTCCTCATGAGCAACGACGCCTTCTACTTCGGCGTGCTCCCGATCCTCACCGAGACCGCGGGGCAGTACGGGATCACCGGCGCCGAGATGGCCCGCGCGTCCATCACCGGCCAGCCGGTCCACATGCAGAGCCCACTGGTGCCGGCGATCCTCCTGCTCGTCGCGTTGTCCTCGGTGTCGCTGGCCGACCACCACAAAAAGGTGCTGTGGCGCGCCGTCATCGTGTCTGCGGCGATGCTGCTCGTCGGTGGACTCGTCGGCGTGATTCCGTTCTGA
- a CDS encoding SGNH/GDSL hydrolase family protein produces the protein MTIRYVAIGDSFTEGVGDEYPDGTPRGWADRLAEQLAENRGEPVHYANLAIRGRCLGPIVEEQLETALALDPAPTHLSVHGGGNDFLHARIDERALVELVRHVVNRCNEEGVRPVLLSGADPSSRLPFGRVFHQRAADFTVATKQVAEDLGASYVDVFNDSAIRDAHYWSPDRLHLNPAGHARVAYLEMREIGLDSGEVEAPPEVRHTRGALAEARYYREYVWPWVARRLTGRSTGDNVTAKFADWKIFEPARG, from the coding sequence GTGACCATCCGCTACGTCGCGATTGGAGACAGCTTTACCGAGGGCGTCGGGGACGAGTACCCGGACGGGACGCCGCGAGGCTGGGCGGACCGTCTCGCCGAGCAGCTCGCCGAGAACCGCGGCGAGCCCGTGCACTACGCGAACCTCGCGATCCGCGGTCGTTGTCTCGGCCCCATCGTCGAGGAGCAACTCGAGACCGCGCTCGCGCTCGACCCGGCGCCGACGCACCTGTCGGTGCACGGCGGCGGCAACGATTTCCTTCACGCCCGCATCGACGAACGTGCGCTCGTCGAACTCGTGCGCCACGTCGTCAACCGTTGCAACGAAGAAGGAGTTCGCCCGGTACTCCTCAGCGGCGCAGATCCCTCCTCCCGACTCCCCTTCGGCCGGGTTTTCCACCAGCGTGCCGCCGACTTCACCGTCGCGACCAAGCAGGTCGCCGAGGATTTGGGCGCGTCGTACGTCGACGTGTTCAACGATTCCGCCATCCGCGACGCCCACTACTGGTCCCCGGACCGTCTCCATCTCAACCCCGCCGGTCACGCGCGCGTCGCATATTTGGAGATGCGCGAGATCGGCCTCGACTCCGGCGAGGTCGAAGCGCCGCCCGAAGTTCGCCACACGCGAGGAGCGCTCGCAGAAGCGCGCTACTACCGCGAATACGTCTGGCCGTGGGTCGCGCGGCGGCTCACGGGGCGCTCCACCGGCGATAATGTGACCGCGAAGTTCGCGGATTGGAAGATCTTCGAGCCCGCGCGCGGCTAG
- a CDS encoding SGNH/GDSL hydrolase family protein, which translates to MTIRYVAIGDSFTEGVGDERPDGTPRGWADRLAGALAAVQPAPVYYANFAIRGRLLDPIIDEQLDVALSLEPLPTHLTLNGGGNDMMRPKHDMAHLVDLTRGVIERCCEAGVTPVILSGADPSSRLPMGKLLHRRAGMLTDAISELTAETGTTFVDAFHDTEIRKAHYWSGDRLHLGPGGHARVASLVLEAFELSLPADEETVVTEAKRSPLGEARYYREHVLPWVGRRLTGRSSGDGREAKFPNWTHIERPIGEEEETRSA; encoded by the coding sequence TTGACTATTCGCTATGTCGCGATCGGAGACAGTTTCACCGAGGGCGTCGGAGATGAGCGACCCGACGGCACGCCTCGCGGCTGGGCCGATCGCCTTGCCGGCGCGCTCGCCGCGGTACAGCCCGCGCCGGTGTATTACGCGAACTTCGCGATCCGCGGGCGCCTTCTCGATCCCATCATCGACGAACAGCTCGACGTAGCGCTGTCGCTCGAACCGCTCCCCACCCACCTCACCCTCAACGGCGGCGGCAACGACATGATGCGCCCGAAGCACGACATGGCGCATCTGGTCGACCTCACCCGGGGAGTCATCGAGCGTTGCTGCGAAGCCGGGGTCACGCCCGTGATCCTCAGCGGCGCGGACCCGTCTTCGCGCCTGCCCATGGGCAAGCTGCTGCACCGCCGGGCCGGAATGCTCACCGACGCGATCTCCGAACTCACCGCCGAGACCGGCACCACGTTCGTCGACGCCTTCCACGACACCGAGATTCGCAAAGCCCACTACTGGTCGGGCGATCGACTCCACCTGGGCCCCGGAGGACACGCGCGCGTCGCCTCGCTCGTGCTCGAGGCCTTCGAACTCTCACTCCCCGCAGACGAGGAAACGGTGGTGACGGAGGCGAAGCGGAGCCCGCTCGGCGAGGCCCGGTATTACCGCGAACATGTCCTACCCTGGGTCGGGCGCCGACTCACCGGACGGTCCTCCGGCGACGGCCGTGAGGCGAAATTCCCGAACTGGACGCACATCGAACGGCCGATAGGGGAAGAAGAGGAGACTCGATCAGCGTGA
- a CDS encoding dihydrodipicolinate synthase family protein has translation MFRGLSAFPLTPVGRDGMDDGAFARLIDRLVAAGVDSIGALGSTGSYMYLDRAERARIAAQAVERAAGTPVIVGVGALRTEHVLAHVDDAQSAGADAVLLAPVSYQPLTVDDVFGLYEDVDRELSVPLVVYDNPATTGFEFTDELYAALARLANVAAIKLPGVP, from the coding sequence ATGTTTCGTGGTCTCAGCGCTTTTCCATTGACACCGGTCGGCCGAGATGGCATGGATGACGGGGCCTTTGCGCGGCTAATCGATCGCCTGGTGGCCGCGGGAGTCGACTCGATCGGCGCGCTGGGCTCGACCGGCTCCTATATGTATCTCGACCGCGCGGAGCGCGCGCGGATCGCCGCGCAGGCCGTCGAGCGGGCGGCGGGGACGCCGGTCATCGTCGGGGTGGGGGCTCTGCGCACCGAGCATGTACTCGCCCACGTCGATGACGCCCAGTCGGCCGGGGCTGACGCCGTTCTTCTTGCGCCGGTGTCCTACCAGCCGCTCACGGTCGACGATGTGTTTGGGCTGTACGAGGATGTCGACCGCGAGCTCTCGGTTCCGTTGGTGGTGTACGACAATCCGGCGACTACCGGCTTCGAGTTCACCGACGAGCTGTACGCTGCGCTGGCGCGGCTCGCCAATGTCGCCGCGATCAAACTTCCCGGGGTGCCGTAG
- a CDS encoding dihydrodipicolinate synthase family protein, translating into MALGVSGDGFGAAGLLAGCESWFSVIGGTLPAPALKITRAALSGDADAALATSERLRPVWDLMAEHGSLRVTAAIAEYLGLIEAPSLPRPIRGLFAADAARVAEIVDRLGLAGGAD; encoded by the coding sequence GTGGCGCTCGGAGTTTCCGGGGACGGATTCGGCGCCGCAGGGCTCCTCGCGGGGTGCGAGTCCTGGTTCTCGGTGATCGGCGGCACGCTGCCCGCGCCGGCGCTCAAGATCACCCGTGCCGCTCTCTCCGGCGACGCCGACGCCGCGCTCGCGACGTCGGAACGACTGCGACCGGTGTGGGATCTCATGGCCGAGCATGGCAGCCTCCGCGTCACCGCCGCGATCGCGGAGTACCTCGGCCTCATCGAAGCGCCGAGCCTGCCTCGGCCGATTCGAGGCCTCTTCGCGGCGGATGCCGCCCGCGTAGCCGAAATTGTCGACCGCTTGGGTCTCGCAGGCGGGGCAGATTAG
- a CDS encoding dihydrofolate reductase family protein has translation MQQIVVTAFMSLDGVMEAPGGEPGYRNSGWTFNGIDFDPAAYEIKGREQAEAGALLLGRKSYEAFAPVWPEMDEFAEYNAMPRYVVSRTLEQVDARWPATILRSVDDVRALKEEGEGGPIIVHGSATLGAALADAGLVDRYHLLVFPVLLGAGKRLFSEEDKDATRLRVRESETYANGIQKLVYDVIGTE, from the coding sequence ATGCAGCAAATAGTCGTCACCGCGTTCATGTCGCTCGACGGAGTCATGGAGGCACCTGGAGGGGAGCCCGGGTATCGGAACTCCGGGTGGACCTTCAACGGGATCGACTTCGATCCGGCAGCGTACGAGATCAAGGGGCGCGAGCAGGCCGAGGCCGGCGCCCTGCTGCTCGGTCGAAAGTCCTACGAGGCTTTCGCGCCTGTGTGGCCCGAGATGGACGAGTTCGCCGAGTACAACGCGATGCCCCGCTACGTCGTCTCGCGCACGCTTGAGCAGGTGGACGCACGCTGGCCTGCGACGATCCTGCGTTCGGTGGACGACGTCCGTGCGCTCAAGGAGGAGGGCGAAGGCGGCCCGATCATCGTGCATGGGAGCGCCACGCTGGGCGCTGCCCTCGCCGATGCCGGGCTCGTCGACCGCTATCACCTGCTCGTGTTCCCTGTCCTTCTCGGCGCCGGGAAGCGGCTGTTCTCAGAGGAGGACAAGGACGCCACTCGCCTGCGTGTCCGTGAATCGGAGACATACGCCAACGGAATACAGAAGCTGGTGTACGACGTCATCGGAACCGAATAG